The region tgttacaaagttttaGTTGTGTCTCAGATCAATCAGTAGCAGAAGTGAGCAGAGAGTGGAAGGCCAATTTTCCGAGCCACAATGCCAGTCAAACTCTTTCACACCTACTCAAGACTGATGCGATTTGATGACCGTGAATCAAGACCAGCAAGACGTATGACAGACAAACTTGCAGCCATAAGAGAGGTATGGGACAAGTGGGTGGAGCGGTTGCCCTACCTCTACAATCCAGAGCCTGATGTAACAGTGGATGAGCAACTGGTTCCATTTAGAggtaatctgttttcatatttgtaataaaagtgattttcactattgatttctttgactgttttctgtgacaCTGATACTAATCACTGATGCTAATGTCTTTTGTCCAAAGGTTGTTGTCCTTTCCGGCAGTATATGCCCAGCAAGCCAGCAAAATATGGGATCAAGTCATGGGTGGCTTCTGAATCAAGCTATGCTTGGAAAATGCAAGTCTATACTGGGAAGTCAACCAGTGGATGCCCAGAGAAGAACCAGGGGTTGCGAGTTGTGCTTGATGTGACAGAGGGACTGAGGGGTCACAATGTGACATGTGACAATTTCTTCAACTCTTATGAACTCGGACAGCAGCTCCTGAAGAGGAAGATCACCATGGTTGGTACAGTTCAAAAGAACAAGCCTGAGCTCCCACCTGCACTGCTTGGGTCAAAGGAGAGAGAGGTCTTCTCCTCAAAGTTTGCCTTCACACCCACCACCACTCTAGTTTCCTacctcccaaagaaaaacaagaatgtagtTCTTCTGAGCACACTGCACAAAGACGGCGACATTAGTGACCGTGAGGACAGGAAGCCAATCATCATCCTGGAATAAAACCGAAACAAAGGAGGTGTGGACAACCTAGATAAGGTGATTGGAGCATATAGCTGCAGAAGAATGACTGCCCGCTGGCCCCTGGTCATCTTCCACAACATCATTGATGTGTCCTCCTACAATGCCTTTGTGATTTGGATAGAGATCAACCCAACCTGGATGTCTCATAAGCACAACAAGAAGAGGGTGTTCCTGGAGCAGCTAGGAAAGGCACTTGTAACTCCACTCATTGAAAGAAGGAAGCATGTCCCCCACACAGAAGCCTCAGCAGCAGTTGTGAAAGCTATTCagagtgcagcagctcctgatcaacCTGAGGATCCATCTACCACAGCCACTTCCTCAGCTAAGCCAAGTAAGAGGAAGAGATGTCAGTTCTGCCCtcagactgtaaaacacatactgtgtgctgcaggtgtaaGAAATATATCTGCAAAGGCTGTGCACTTGCATACTGCCCTACATGTGCCAATTAGTTGAATgggttatgttatttttcatatttttgtattgtacatcctcttgttcactggagaaaagtaaaagaaaattagtcactgtgatgaataaaaatgcattcgaaactcattttgcacattctttttcttaagctatagaaattcaagtggagagggaaaagtcaagtattcacacattttgtggtgAGTGACAATATACAAGATagaatttggtgtttaaaattcaattaagctgCTTATATTGGGGGTTTATTGAagacgggtcattttgacccggaGGATaaagggtgtatacagaaaatgAGGACAACAGGACAACAACGTGTCTGTGTTGAATTCTCAACTTCCAAAATAGCATCAGTTCATTGTGTAAGTCTTAACATGCATAAGTCTTAAAGTTGTCATAATGTGAatcatatattaattaatttatattctattattttctaaatctgtcctgAATTGGTAAATTGCTCCCAAGTGAGTCCTGAGTTTCTCTAACAGGTCAGTGTATGAACCATTAGCTCAACCAACgatcaaccagttttctgaaacagattggAGGTGCATCTTGTGAACCATCTGTTGGCAACATTATGCTCTATATagtcagaacacaacacaatgttacATGTCTGAGAACTGATGAACAAGTATCTGGGCAGAGTGAAcagccagagagaagaagaggagtgaggctgaggaggaaatagttgggaggaaagcagaagaagagtcagaagAGGCTGAGGACATCTGCCAGTTTCCATCAGTCCAACATCAGGACATGGCTGagacccacaacatgatgctgatgGAGGTCCTCCCACCCTACTGTTCATTCCTTAACCCCACTGAGGAAGAAAGATTCCTCAGTGGAGTTAAGGAACAAAGTGactatggaaattaaaatgtaatgtaatttctacAGCACTGTACAGTTTTCCTTGAGGAGATTGTCCTGTGgctccttttctactttttttgttctctgcatttctgtctttttctttctgaatcaccatggcatggtccatgaataaattatagcaaaagcgtaaatcagtgtttctcaatcctggtcttcagcgtcaccctgtcctgcaggtttaggtatttcccttctgccacacacctgaattGTATCTCTGGATGATTAAcaagcttctgcagtacttgattgtcatccaatcatttgaatcagctgttctggagtagaggcacatctaaaacatgcagagcaggggggcgttgaggaccagggttgagaaacactggcgtAAATGATCCTTTTGTAGTCTCTTCTCATGACTAATCGATTTGACTGTCTTATCTGTACATAGAGAGACtataacttattattttgagtcactgatatgttaacagacaggattttaagagctgaactaaggattttgaaagcaaacaaatgctatttttcctgtttctacaaattgttttgagaaatgcgcttactgttttgtaaatgccaacaatgactcgagaaatgcaccaaaagtgactgagaaaaactaacctagcataaattgtctcagctgtatcaatttgtttgcctgtatgaaaagtgttcacatttacagctttgtttctgctagCTTGCAGGAAATGTAACTTACATAAATGGTTGAAGACAACCTATTGGCCTTCATGAGACTCAGATAAATGGTGAGTATCTATTTCATAAATTGCCTAAaacagttatatttgtttttatttgttttttgtttgtgtattttgtctggTTGCAGACCAGAGGATCACACCtgttgacaacaaacaaaggtttaactactgaattttcagtcagaaatgatcaCACCACCTGGTTGAAGTACCTGTGTCCATATGCAAGTCAacaaaggtgaaacaaacatttaagcgaataagatgttcatgtagtgcatctttctaactttttctttttgttttccagcagagaggaaacacccGATTGACAACATGCGAGTCTCAATTTCAACCTGTGACTGGGAAGACTACAACCATCCTGAGCAACGTCTGATCTCAGCGACTTGTGACtctcaacccagaacaagaatccttttatcaccattttgtcttctacaatatgttatctcttatgtggacacatactgtttgttttgtttttgttttccagatctcagtaataccgtgaggaaactggacataaaatagaatcagttctttttttaacttgactttttaaatagaaattgtttctttaagtggattactcgtaatctgtatttttgtttaattagaaattattttctttataactttctgTATAGAAATGCTTGACAAGTTACACTTCCTTGGTTGTTGTACTATAATTCgtatggtaaaattctggtaGGAACAGAGACCAGTAATTtaccataagttttttttgggggggagggtttacaataaaatgtcaatatatcatacagtctggatgtgtttttcactcatgtAGATATTATGCCTCAGTCAGCATGACCGTATTTACTAcggcaaaaccacattttattttttttaaaatattttaggaagtacggtattttaccgtatattaaaaatacggtaaaatcctgcatgtaCAAAATACGgtgaaaaactggcagctgtggttgccagaattttaccgtatattaaaattacggtaaaatcctgcatttacaaaatacggtgacaaactggcagctgtggttgccagaattttaccgtatattaaaaatacggtaaaatcctgca is a window of Xiphophorus maculatus strain JP 163 A chromosome 21, X_maculatus-5.0-male, whole genome shotgun sequence DNA encoding:
- the LOC111606188 gene encoding piggyBac transposable element-derived protein 3-like, producing the protein MPVKLFHTYSRLMRFDDRESRPARRMTDKLAAIREVWDKWVERLPYLYNPEPDVTVDEQLVPFRGCCPFRQYMPSKPAKYGIKSWVASESSYAWKMQVYTGKSTSGCPEKNQGLRVVLDVTEGLRGHNVTCDNFFNSYELGQQLLKRKITMVGTVQKNKPELPPALLGSKEREVFSSKFAFTPTTTLVSYLPKKNKNVVLLSTLHKDGDISDREDRKPIIILE